A genomic window from Actinomycetaceae bacterium MB13-C1-2 includes:
- a CDS encoding DUF3644 domain-containing protein, whose translation MPRPAAWRHTLDEARRQALVAIDFYNRPGDRRSFADFIVHIHLAWQNLLHADRMRRKAEIFYRENDKRRTFKRNPDGSKKTWDLNQCLKYEFKDGDPVKANLLFFIGLRNHVEHRFQDSVLMATAAEAHACIINFETELVRRFGSNETLGGGT comes from the coding sequence ATGCCACGTCCCGCTGCATGGCGACACACTCTCGACGAAGCTCGACGCCAAGCCCTCGTTGCTATTGACTTCTACAATCGGCCCGGTGATCGGCGTAGCTTTGCCGACTTTATTGTTCACATTCACCTTGCGTGGCAAAATCTCCTGCACGCAGATCGAATGCGCAGAAAAGCTGAGATCTTCTACCGGGAGAATGACAAGCGACGGACGTTCAAGCGCAATCCTGATGGATCAAAGAAGACATGGGATCTGAATCAGTGCTTGAAGTACGAGTTCAAAGATGGCGACCCAGTTAAAGCGAACCTTCTGTTTTTCATTGGGTTGCGCAACCACGTAGAACATCGATTCCAGGATTCTGTCCTGATGGCTACTGCCGCTGAAGCCCACGCTTGCATAATCAACTTTGAGACCGAGCTCGTTCGTCGATTTGGTAGCAACGAGACACTGGGGGGCGGAACTTAA